In Festucalex cinctus isolate MCC-2025b chromosome 1, RoL_Fcin_1.0, whole genome shotgun sequence, the sequence aaaaaggcaatgatgataagacgttgaatcggtaagactaccgaatgaacaattctgagctctttaaaaaataaaaataaaaaaaattcgatttttttttaattgaatcgattcgagaatcgcgcgatgtagtttcgcgatatatcgccgaatcgattttttttttaccacccctaatatatatatatatatatatgtgtgtatgtagggGCCGTAGTGGTGGGGtggggacacagatgggggaccATAGCACTGCCTAGCACTGTGGTCTGCCCCAACTTATAGCGCCCCACCCCGACTCACCCGTCCCTCCTGGATGTTCGGTGCattaaaatggggggggggggggggggggttgtaggTCAAAGACGGTGTCTCCACCCCACCAAGGAATGTGTTATGTGCCCTATGTGTGTATTTACTTTACTATTTTATTAAGGTGGCAGTGTTCTGATGATGACCTGTAAAGTCATTTGGCGTCATGTGCTCTCAAATTTATTCCTCCTGAGTCTCCATTTTACGAGTTGCAAGACGGCAAATCTCATTGTAACTCTGATTTTGACGCTCTGACGACTTGATGTGCTTTGATCGCACCAGCGGGACCGCGGGACTCTGGAGGGCTCCTCGCCATCTGCACCTGTTTTCTCACTCCCAGCCACTTCTGTTACCCGTCTGTCGCTGACGAGCTTTCTGAACTGAGTCAAGCGATGACCGCGCGAGGGGTATAGCAAAAACAACCACCTTGAAATCTGCTCTTTCTCCGCACCTTCTAGCGTTGATGCATCATTCAAAACAAACTGCATTCGACAAAAATGAATTTGCCTTGGGAATTTTTGGGGATTTATCTAAAGCCTTTGACACTGTTTTACTCCAGAAACCGTTACATTATGTTTGTGGaattaaacataaatatttacaaatttgATTTATGATAGACAACAGTTTGTGTGTATAAATGGATGTCAATCGCACCTTACCACCTCAAGGTTGTATCCTTGGACTACTACTATTTCTTATTTATATTAATGATTTGGCCGTGgcctcttcttttttctttctcttatttgcatccatccatccattttcttgaccgcttattcctcacaagagtcgcggggggtgctggcgcctatctcagctggctctgggcagtaggcgggggacaccctggactggttgccagccaatcgcagggcacacagagacgaacaacaatccacactcacaagcacacctaggcacaattcggagcgctcaattaacctgccatgcatgtctttggaatgtgggaggagaccggagtacccggagaagacccacgcgggcacggggagaatatgcaaactccacccaggaaggctggagcctggactcgaaccggagtcctcagaactgggaggtggatgtgctaaccagtcacccaccgtgccacccCTACTATTTGCAGATGATACTAATTTATTCTTCTCACATATGCATCTCAAAGTACATTTATGACAAAAGCAAATGTTGACCTGCATATCTCGAAATGGTTCATATTGAACAAATTATCCctcaatttaaataaatctaCTTTCATTATATTTAAATCAAGGAATAAAAAATACCCAAAACTTAACTTTGGTCTCACGATAGGAAATAACGCAATTTCACAAGTTTCTTCAACAAACCATATTCACCTATTTAGTTATAAAATAGTCAAatctattgattttatttgtaaattgcAAAGCATAATTAATCAGCACTGTCTTAAAATTCTCTATTATAGTATAATATATCCATATATTGTATATTACAATATTATATGGGGAAGTACATATCCTTCTCACCTTCAAAACTTTTTATCCTGCAAAAGAGATTCTGCAGGATCGCTTCTTATAATTCTGTAGCTCATTCCGCACATCTTTTTAAAACAGTTAAATCTCCAAACAATTTTTAACATAAATGAATATAGACTCTGTATGCTTATCTACACAATCCTGTTTCAGTTTACACAGATACCTTTCTTtcttaaaggtttttttttttttcagtttaatAAAGACATTCATAATCTCAATACAAGATCTGCAAATCAATTACATCTTCCATTGTGCCATATGGGTCTCTGTCAGTTTTCAATAAGATATAGGCGAGGGGGCGGGGCGCAGATATGGAATAATTATATCCAAATATCTGCTCAGTCAACGTcattaaataatttcaaaatcaAACTCAAAATATATTTACTAAGAAAAAGTCACTAAGCCATAATACATTGGCCTAATAACAGAGTTGTGGTAATAGATTGTAGCCAATATTTGCTGCATATTGTAACAAAAGTACAGAAGTAAGAATAGGCTAGGTGTCAGAAGAGTAAGGTCCGGCTCGGGAAGAGAGGAGGCAGAGACTAAAACTTGTGTTTGGTAATTTcaccatgtattaaattacagcgtgaacaacaacaacaaccctagTGGACAGGACAAATATACACTTATGTACAAGAAAAAATGAATGGCCATTCAAtgcaaataataaattttcaatcatttaccatggagaaccaaaataaagaaaagaagggaaaagaaGGGAACAACTCTTTATCGAGGCACGGATTGAACTATCTGATTGATAATTTCCAAAGTTCTGCAATATGAAGTTCATTTGTTGGCAATCGCATATTCACAGTTCACTTGCGCTGAAAAATGTAGTCACAGTTCATGCAACCAGCACTATAGTGATCCAATTGTCCAGCAACCGAGGTGTATGAGTGAATGTGAGTAACTGAGAGAATGAATCCGGAGGGGTTGCAGATCAGAGTGCAAGTGATGGAAAATGCAGGGTCGGCTACGAGAGCCTCCTACCAGCCCGAACAGAGCAGGTGGCTGGGGTTCCTGGCAGGAATCTCCATTTCCTTAGCTGCATTCAATGTTCGTTGACTGTTCCTGGGCTTAGCTCACCATCAATTCAAGTCTGGCCTGTATGAAACAGGACCATCTTAATATTCTTTGTGTAcacaaataagaaactacattgCATAAATAACACTAACAGTATTATCAATCCAAAAGTTCCAATCCATCATCAATATTGTACCATATAAATCTATTAGACATGTCAATCAATTTATCAAAACTTGTGTACTATATGAAAGTGCTAAAGTTGTGCAAAATTAGCAATagcagcattaaatttaattcataAGAATAATGTATTCTAATGAAGATGTATAAAACCTACACAATTCAAGTACATTCAAATATCAAAAAGAACAACTTCATTTAGTAAAATACTGTTCAGTATTATTACATTTCAAACAATCAAATCTGGGTAAAACGCCACATTGCACATAAAATACGAGCGAACAGTGAATAATCAGTACCATTAATCACTTCATTCAGTCGTTTGAGAACCATGTCAAAGCACCACAGAAATGGCTCATGTTAACACATGACTCACCAGTTCGACTTTTCAAACAACCGCGACGGTGAAACAATGCAGTCCGGTGCTGGCAGTCGGCTCTACAAGTCAATAAGTAGGCGTTTAAGTTTCAACATAACTATATTCAAGATAGAGCTTTCTAAAAAAACCCACCTCGATCCATAACAAACATTTCCACACGCGTTGCCTGGCTCCTTCCGCACTACTGACCATAAGCGGCTCTTATTGGTGGTATGTGCGGTCACATGACAGAGCGCGGCAATACATCAAAGATCATTTATAAAGGCAAGAGCGTACACTCAACAGGTCGTCTTGGTACTCTTGTTACAAGATGATAGattgttgtaatttatttttttattggaatTATTATAAAgtcctttttttaatgctcttggtgtattaagtttattttatatatacatttttatattagttTCTGTATTGAATATGTATACTGAATATGAAGATTATGTATGAggtgaggtctttttttttccttttttttttttaacctgataTGGGTTTCCTGATCTCTCCTGCACACTTCAATGTTAAAACTGTTTTCATAATATCTTTTTGTCTATGTGCgaataaacgaaaaaaaaaaaaaacattggtcaGCCATCACACCGAATCAAGTCAAATGGTCAAAGGTGTCTTCGTTGATGGCCTCAATTCGCAACAACAATTCACCTTTGTGGTGTTCACCTTTGAGGAAATTTTATTCTGACAAATACCATCAACCAGATTAGTACACAGAATCTCAAAGTTTCTAGTGATTAAATTTGctagtatttatttgtatttaccgTTCAGCCAGTCAACAAACATTACATACATTTACACAAAATGCATCATTAAAGAGTGGCCAATGAGGATTGAGGTGAGCCATTGCCATTGCCCGGTCTTGTCCAAACTGCATGCATTAAACAAAGGACAATTGAGCACGTGTCTTTGATACAATTGCCAGTGATTGAGAGTTAACAATCACTACTTATTCCAAAATGACATGAACATATTACCGGAAAAATATACAGTCTTGCTGATGTAGTCCTATCGGAAAGAGTAAACAAAGAAGCTATACAAACTGAAAAATTCATGAATGGATTTGAATGACATTTGTTGTGTAGCTTTGGTCTGATCCTTGACGATAAACCTTGCATCGTGATTCACATCCACAGTTCTGGTCTTAATTCAAATGGGGATCATTGAGGCCTTTGGGGGAAAATCTTTTGGCAGTCAAGACACTGTAAACATGTTTGTGGCATCTGCATTTGTTTGATTGTTCATGTCACTGTTGACACTCGATGTGCACTGAGGCTTAGCTACGTCGGGTGGTCTGTCAGGATGTGTGCTGACACAGATCCCATGATCCATGCAACTGTAGCAAGTGCGTCATCAACAAGGCCCTTGCTTTGTCTTCACTGTTATCCAGATACCCTGGACGATAACCTTACTCCTCGTTCACAATccatacatgcacacacacagataaAGGACCCGGTAGCTCCGTGGGCGAAAGGAGATGACCGATGACCTGCTATAGTGCTAAAGTGCATGTGCGGATGGTAACCTGCCAGGACTTGCGTGAAGATGGAAGCTCAGAGCTCAGTGCTTCGATGGGATGGGTAGGAAGTACGCCATGGCAGGGAATGACAATTTCCATGTATTCAAACAAAGGTTGAGCTGCACCATGCACCCACAAGGGCTGACATTTTAAGAGGTTCGGCAAGTACATGTTGAGTGAGTCAGCATATATCACAGACAACATGTTCAGTTTTATCTGTGGTCCCTAACATCACAGAGTATCGGGCAGTGGAAGAGGTCCTAAGGGAGCTACATAAAACATACACAAGCTACAAATGTCAAACTGGAATTTCATATTCTCACTCGGCTAAACACTTGAATTGGAAACCATGCACATACAGAATGAATAATGCACTACATGGTCTTCAGTCACACATCCTAATCCAAGATctcaattaattctgttccagTTCCAAATCTTCATTGATTcttcttttattgttgtttactTAAAATGATCAAGGGGAAAAACAAATTACAAGGCGCATCttcagaaatgtaaaaaattcaaagtaaatcgGAAATGAAATTAAACTTGGCTCTAAACAGGTGGAGCTGTTTCTACTGTCTAGCACGACTGCCTCACATTAAAAAGAGTCACAATTCTTATTCTAACTTGGGCCTTTCTGTGTGATGTTTTCTCTGAGTACTCTGGCtttcttccacattccaaaattCGTGACAACTCTAAATTTTACATAAGTGTGACAACGCATTTTGATACACACTACTGTGCAATGTCCCAATGTCACCAACATGTGGTGACCAACATCACCATTCGTCTTTATCCACCTTTGTGGAATAAGAAAGAGATAGAGGATGTTCGACAAGGACATTAGCAAGCcataatgtcttctttttttttttctccctatacATCAAGGATTGCTCATTAATCAGGATGATGTACCAGGCACCATCTTCCCTGGATTGTCAGTCGGAAGATGGATGGTTCAAAAGTCATCAAGTGTGACTTGAGTTGAACTGTGCTCTATTGGCCGATCCATCAGATTGGTACAAGCATCAGCTGTCGAGGAGGAGGTTGTGTTGAGGCATATAGTAATTGTACATACAGTAGCCAATCTTATCCCTCTAACCTCCTGCCTGCCATTTGTAGctcattgtttttaaattgaaaatggaAAAGGTCTTACATTGACCTCTCATGTTTTATCGTCTTCCCTCTTGGCAAGATAAACAGTGATCGTTGAgttatttggcattttgtggAATTTGGCACATTTTCATGAGTTTAGCTTAAGATGAATGTGGTTTTCTGTCAGGCCATAAGCCGTGTTTTCAGTAAAGTCAGGAAAGCCTATCACCATTTACCATGTCAATAGAGATTGCAGCGCTCTCATTATGTCAGGTCTAGAGAGTTGCGTGTTTTAGGGTTTGGATTATGTATTTTACTATGGTGTGGTTTAGCTTTATAAACCTTTACAAGCTTTATAAAGTATACAGTCTTTTTCCTCATACATTGTTaatcatataataaaaatatttgtttcccCTGCTTCTTTACAGGATGGGTCCAAACAGAGGCAGGTGAGGAAAAAGACAGTCTCCTTCAGCTCCATGCCGAGTGACCGCAAGATCAACAGCACAGCGGCATGCATGGCTTTCATGATGGAGGGATGCGAGATGAAGAAGGTGCGCTCCAACTCGCGCATGTACAACAGATACTTCCTGCTGGATCCGGACATGCACTGGCTCCGCTGGGAGCCCTCCAAAAAGGACTCAGAGAAGGCAAAGCTTGAGATCAAGAGCATTAAAGAGGTCCGATTGGGGAAGAAGACTCCAGTCCTTCGCAGCAATGGTCTCTCTGATCAGTTCCCAGATGAATGTGCCTTCTCAATCATCTATGGGGACAACTATGAGTCACTGGATTTGGTTGCCAGTACAGCTGATGTGGTCAGCACCTGGGTGATGGGCCTGAGATATCTGGTGTCTTATGGGCGACACACCGTAGACATGGTGGAGCCCAGCCAACCAAGTGTACGGACATCTTGGATTAGCTCAGTCTTTGATCTCGCAGACATGGAAAAAGACGGACACATTGACCTTTTCAGGGCCACACAAATTATCAAGGGGCTTAACCCTGGAATGAAAGAGGCGATGATAGAACTAAAGTTCAAAGAACTCCAGAAAGCTAAAGACCAATATGGTGAGGCAATTAACATGGACACATTTGTGGAGGCCTACTGTGAGCTCTGTACACGACCAGAGATTTTCTTCTTGCTGATGCAGTTCTCCAGTAACAAGGAGTACCTGGACTGTAAAGACCTCATGTTATTTGTTGAGGTGGAGCAGGGTGTAGAAGGTGTAACAGAGGACATGTGCAGAGATATGGTCCTAAAATATGAGCCATCGGCCGAAGGCAGGGAACGGATTTACCTCTCCATTGATGGTTTTACACATTACCTCCTCTCCTCTGAGTGCCACATCTTTGATCCACAGCACAAACGAGTGTGCCAGGATATGACTCAGCCCTTGTCCCACTACTATATCAACTCTTCACATAATGCCTCCCTTCTGGAAGATCACTTCTGGGGCTCTTCTGACATCAGCAGTTACATTCGCGTTCTGAGGATGGGCTGTCGCAGCATTGAGGTAATCGTCTGGGACGGCCCTGATAATGAACCAGTGGTGTATGTTGGGAGTTCTGTGGCCTCACAGTTGGTGTTCTCCAAGGTATTAGATATCATCAACCAATATGCTTTCGAGAGCTCCGAGTATCCCCTGATCCTCTGTTTAGTAGCTCATTGCTCCATCCCGCAGCAGAGGGTTATGGCCCAACACATGAAAAAGATTCTTGGAGACAAACTATATATGGATTCCCCCAACAAAGAGGAAACCTACCTACCGTCTCCTGAGAAACTCAAAGGTAAAATCCTTCTTAAAGGTAAAAGGCTAGAGCCCAGCTGCACAGACCTTGAGGGTTATGTgacagaggaggaagagggccTCGAAATGTCCAGGCGAGTTGGAGTAGATGACGGGGACCAGCTAAATGGCTTGGGATGCAAAAGACTCCGTCTGTGCAAGGAACTCTCTGAGCTTGTGTCTCTCTGTAAATCAGTACAGTTCAGGGACTTTGACACCTCCAAAAGGGACCACAAATACTGGGAGATTTGCTCCTTCAATGAGGTTGATGCCAACAGGTTTGCCAATGAGTTTCCAGAGGAATTTGTCTGCTACAACAAGCGCTTTCTCTCTAGAGTCTACCCCACCCCGATGAGAATTGATGCCAGTAACATGAACCCCCAAGATTTCTGGAAGTGTGGCTGCCAAATTGTGGCCATGAACTACCAGACACCTGGCCTAATGATGGACCTCAACCTTGGCTGGTTCAGACAAAATGGCAACTGTGGCTACGTGTTGCGGCCAGCCATCATGAGGGAGGAGGTGTCCTATTTCAGTGCCAATGCTCGGGATTCTCTGCCAGGGGTTTCTGCCCAGCTCCTTCACATTAAGATCATCAGCGGGCAGAACCTCCCCAAGCCTCGTGGCTCTGCGGCCAAGGGTGATGTTGTGGAACCTTACATATATGTGGAGATTCATGGCATCCCGGCTGATTGTGCTGAACAAAGAACCAAAACCGTCTCCCAAAATGGTGACAACCCCATTTTTGATGAGAGTTTTGAATTCCAGATCAACTTGCCTGAACTGGCAGTCCTGCGCTTTGTGGTGCTGGATGATGACTACATTGGAGATGAGTTCATTGGCCAGTACACCATCCCATTCGAGTGCTTGCAGCCTGGCTACAGGCATGTTCCCCTCCAGTCTCTGACAGGGGAGTTCTTACCCAACACTACACTGTTTGTCCACGTGGCCATCACAAACAGACGGGGCGGAGGAAAGGCCCATAAGAGAGGAATTTCAGTCAGGAAAGGTCGAAAGGCCCGTGAATACACCAACACCAAAACTACAGGGATCAAAGTGGTAGATGAACTCTTCAGAGCATCAACCCAACCCCTTCGGGAGGCCACAGACCTCAGAGAAAATGTCCAGGTAAGAATAAACTTTTGATTTCTGTCACACTGCGGACTCGACACTTTTCTGCAGAATGTCTTCTTTACCTACTGCTTCGCTTTGTCTTTTCCCTTTTCTCATCCCATCTCTTGTAAACTAGCAGGTGACAGATGATTATagaataaatcttgtttgaggAGACAGCCATCCTTATCATTAACATCCAAGAAACAtgacctgatttaaaaaaaaaagaagaagaagaaatcaatTATTTTACCTGATACAATTAAGCCAGCCGATGCCAAACTTCCTTCCTCACTAAGTACACCACGTGGTAACAACTTGATGTGAAGTGTTCGGACTGCAATTCACTTTACGGTTGTGCACGGAGCCACGCAGCTAATTGCGCTCCATTAATGTTGCGTAAGAAAGCAGCAATACTGCGACAATGGTATGCAATTAGTCGGTGTATGAATAGTGTAATCATTAATGAGGGACAATTACCATCCAGAGGAAATGGTTTGCGTTGCTAAGCATTCAGAGAACTACTTTGAAGCTGCTCCATTGTCTAAATCTGACTAATAAGCACAAGTTAAATGTCTTTCTCAGAACAGGTTACACAtaaatgtcttgtttttgtgcatggCACAGCATCAGTCATCATTGCATTGCATTCATCACAGAAtgtcgttttgttgttgtttttttaacatggaaATTGGCAGTAGGTAGACCCTTGATACTTTAACCCAATCAAACAACACTTGCCGCCTCTTCTACTCAGAAAACCAAATTCTCATTTTCCTTTTGAAatggaaatgtttgtttttgagatGAGAAGATAAAAGTCGAGGGGAAGTTGAAAAGATCTTCACGcccaataaataaaagaaaattccttttaaatgcaaaaatacACCGGCGAAAGCTTTGTACTGGCCAGTTGTGTGGAGCCTGCAACTTGGATCTAAATTGTGCCGCCAGGCTGAATGCCAACAACCCAGATGGTATCAACCACCGCATCTCTGGAGGGGTTTCTTCAGTGAAACTGCAAAGCAAAGATTGAGCCTTCAActgaagaattattattatttttttccccacacaaaATCAGAACCATCTGATGGTGCATGCTTATTGTCTTGAAAGTAGCTGCAAACTATtactttcaaaataattttattacaacattaaaaacctTTTGTCCATTCAGCAAAGCTTCCAGCGGTCTGCTTTGGAAAATTACTAGTAGTGTTAACAGGTTGCCCCTAAAATACTTGCTAAGTCTGGTGGTCAGAGTGGATTGGAAACAAAATTTGGCCTGAGAAATTTTCGTTAAGGGGGTTTTATTTGTCAAGGGGTGGTGGACAGAGGCTGACGTCCACAGATTACTATTCTTCGTACTTCAATGGGGAAAGGGAGTACACAAGGTGACCAAGTTTATAAAGCACGGTGGAAATCCTTTCCTATGTGCTATTTGTGTGTTGGttggtttgacttttttttcttttttttctttttttttttactttaacgcTTCCCCCAATTGCAAACAATGTGCATGTATGGACGTGAATGTGTGCCcacatatgttcaataattaaTGTTCTGGgaatttgttgtgttgtgtatgTGAGGCTTTGCTTTCTTTTTCTCGCTTCCTTATTATCTGCGCACTTGGGATAGGCATGTTTCTGTTTATCTtccattgttttaattttatttatatgataTTGAATAGGAAAAACTtgttattatataaatatgataGAAATaatagggagtaggactagataagtacgTGTACTTTTTCCcactcctttgaacatgtaaattgtggaatttattattgacattttttttcctttcttcctttaaaTCTTTATTTTAATTCGACGTGTATTTTACACTTGTAATgtgtctgtttatatgttctagccaacatgttcaataaaccaaaacCAAATAGTAAACAACCAATATGTCaccaactgtgaggcagacgtgtgAACCATAGTCAAACATGTGGCCtcagtttcattaaaaaaaaaaaaagtgtttaatgcaattttattcATGAGCATGCAACACCATATTGGTTCACTGAAGACTCTGAAATTTCCAAATGCGAGGGTGAATGTTTGCTTGTCCATATGTGCCCTGCCATAAACTAGTGACCAGTCCAGTATTAATGTCAACTGAGATAGTTTCAATCTCCCCCGCGTAAGTGCTCTAGAAAAGGGACAGATATTCACAAGAACTTAATTGATGGGGCCCCTCTTCCTGTAATTGCCAAATCGACGCAGATTATCATCGATTGCAATTGTGCCTTATTTTCACCAAAAATACTGGGAAGTCTTGAATTGTATGCACACTGAGCAGCTGACAATGCAGAGAAAACCAACAGACTGCACTATAGTGCTGTCGCTaacaactttttaaaaaatcgagtctcctattgattattccatcgattaatcaactaatcgcccgcacaaaaaaatgcaaacattttgtaattatttttattattttattatttttttcaagaccACTAATGTTGAACATGAGTTGAATTTAGTGGATATAAATACTCATTGTTCCTTACCTTCTGCACACATATGTACATTTTACACattcaccaacaaaattagtCTAGGCTAAACAATTAACAATTGCGATTAGCATTAATCCTGAATAAACTTGAATCACTTACTTATTGTACTTTTCTTGAAAGTCACTTAGTGGTAAATAGAATGCACTTAAATAGCACTTTATCTTCATCATATGTTTACTAAGCCTGACACATTCGCTTGTCTCATTAATTAAGTTGTCAAAGCCTACAATGTCCATAGATGCAGCATACTAACGGCACAGAAAGTTTTTCAAATAACTTACCTTATGCTCCAGGATCCCGTGCCGTCACCCTGGTGTTTTTCTTTGGTTCCatcccattttaaatccataaacgtCATGAGTACTTGCTATTGTAGCGTCGTACTTGATAATGCTACCAGTGAATGCTAACCTAGCCAATGGTACTGCAAAGTGAGTTCGTTTCCGACAGCATCCGCGTTTGCAAACTCACTTGTGTCTGTTGTTAAGTGAATTGTGTCCAATTGGGTCAATTTGGCTCGGTTATTGCACATTTGGTGGCCTAAAACCGTAGTAATGGGGTATTTGCcatggaggaggcgggacttccgacttccgtgtgTCACACACGTGCACTGTTTCCAGTTGCTGTTTGCAACATGTGGGCCGCATCCCGGTGCTTGCGCTTCCACCCTTGTGCCTCTCCGTTGCGCGTTGCCGTCGATGGGTGCGAGGGTGTAGTGTGCCTGTCTCAGCTCtccgaagcatttcagagagctgagacgccctGCGCGCTCGCGCCCATCAGTGTTGGCGCGCGGTCGGGGGGCACAGGGGTGGAGGTACAAGTGTTGGGACGCGGCCTGTGTGTCGCAGAAGTAGCTGGAAACGGCATCGATGTGTGACttccggaagtcggaagtccgtggCAAATGCTGGATGGCTTAGCCTGCACGCTACTTAgaggagggaaaacaaaaacttggAGGAGTTGCCATATTGGGAGAAGTGAGTCTTGCTCTATGCTATAGTAGATACAGCCTTCCTGTTGCTGTCGAATGTAGGTCCACCATCTTATATGTGTTGGCGCCAATAAATTCATTAGAACTCCTATTTATTTAGCACTTTTGACAcagattgttttgtttcaaacacaagacatgttttctcccttttcagtctgaagagaccacaaacaaaccctaaaTAGCATCTTAGCTAGTAGTGACGAATGCCGGTCGGAGTCCGTCAGCAACAAGTGTCTGTACGGAAACacgaaatattggttccggcAACTTCCAAGCgccgcaaatatgttttttttttttcattattaaaatagcTTCGACACATACATTTTTGCGTTGACCATTATTTGTGGTCCaaccgacttggtcgacttttttcccccacccctAAACTGCACTAATCCTCCAATTCCGAAGGTGGAGCCAATATAAAGACAGACCTGTTGAAGTATGAGAATAATAGGTTTGTCCCATTCTCACAGTCCACTTTGCAGATACACACTTGTGTTTTGCAGTTTGAAGGACGATTGTGGAGTTGGCTGCCTTTGCCTAAATGTAAACAGTGTTCTCTTATAGGCTGATCTGACATACACCTCCTCGCAATGCTATTTCCCGTTTAAGGAGGGGGTGAGGGGTTACATAGGAATCCAAACAAAAGAAGTGTTGTGAAGGGGACACAAAGC encodes:
- the LOC144022307 gene encoding inactive phospholipase C-like protein 2 isoform X1, whose translation is MAGLHASSDPSGHFLDLSRPTQAAATAAAAGLGGGDGGAGGTRPYLEVSAGAARGFGVDGVYSNGRYRELSSPTVGARSRDPSTERSQGGANTPCGIMKDGSKQRQVRKKTVSFSSMPSDRKINSTAACMAFMMEGCEMKKVRSNSRMYNRYFLLDPDMHWLRWEPSKKDSEKAKLEIKSIKEVRLGKKTPVLRSNGLSDQFPDECAFSIIYGDNYESLDLVASTADVVSTWVMGLRYLVSYGRHTVDMVEPSQPSVRTSWISSVFDLADMEKDGHIDLFRATQIIKGLNPGMKEAMIELKFKELQKAKDQYGEAINMDTFVEAYCELCTRPEIFFLLMQFSSNKEYLDCKDLMLFVEVEQGVEGVTEDMCRDMVLKYEPSAEGRERIYLSIDGFTHYLLSSECHIFDPQHKRVCQDMTQPLSHYYINSSHNASLLEDHFWGSSDISSYIRVLRMGCRSIEVIVWDGPDNEPVVYVGSSVASQLVFSKVLDIINQYAFESSEYPLILCLVAHCSIPQQRVMAQHMKKILGDKLYMDSPNKEETYLPSPEKLKGKILLKGKRLEPSCTDLEGYVTEEEEGLEMSRRVGVDDGDQLNGLGCKRLRLCKELSELVSLCKSVQFRDFDTSKRDHKYWEICSFNEVDANRFANEFPEEFVCYNKRFLSRVYPTPMRIDASNMNPQDFWKCGCQIVAMNYQTPGLMMDLNLGWFRQNGNCGYVLRPAIMREEVSYFSANARDSLPGVSAQLLHIKIISGQNLPKPRGSAAKGDVVEPYIYVEIHGIPADCAEQRTKTVSQNGDNPIFDESFEFQINLPELAVLRFVVLDDDYIGDEFIGQYTIPFECLQPGYRHVPLQSLTGEFLPNTTLFVHVAITNRRGGGKAHKRGISVRKGRKAREYTNTKTTGIKVVDELFRASTQPLREATDLRENVQNAMVSFKELCGLTPAANMKQCILTVSTWLMNSERSLRVTVDLSETYPTMEAQGLVPELLRKVLNAYDMMIQTSRTLIESADVVYSKLVQAQRAGLDFHEDLHRIGAKEGLKGRKLQKAMESYAWNITVLKGQADLLKHAKSEALDTLRQIHCAAQSCGLSKNGASSPQLQHHQPYLHQHQTQPQAKASPLPSPSQTQPWTGPPSPLPLLQTLPKPPAYTPPPALPPHFQFQQHRAAGPLDSITENETFGNDPTGPC
- the LOC144022307 gene encoding inactive phospholipase C-like protein 2 isoform X2, which produces MPSDRKINSTAACMAFMMEGCEMKKVRSNSRMYNRYFLLDPDMHWLRWEPSKKDSEKAKLEIKSIKEVRLGKKTPVLRSNGLSDQFPDECAFSIIYGDNYESLDLVASTADVVSTWVMGLRYLVSYGRHTVDMVEPSQPSVRTSWISSVFDLADMEKDGHIDLFRATQIIKGLNPGMKEAMIELKFKELQKAKDQYGEAINMDTFVEAYCELCTRPEIFFLLMQFSSNKEYLDCKDLMLFVEVEQGVEGVTEDMCRDMVLKYEPSAEGRERIYLSIDGFTHYLLSSECHIFDPQHKRVCQDMTQPLSHYYINSSHNASLLEDHFWGSSDISSYIRVLRMGCRSIEVIVWDGPDNEPVVYVGSSVASQLVFSKVLDIINQYAFESSEYPLILCLVAHCSIPQQRVMAQHMKKILGDKLYMDSPNKEETYLPSPEKLKGKILLKGKRLEPSCTDLEGYVTEEEEGLEMSRRVGVDDGDQLNGLGCKRLRLCKELSELVSLCKSVQFRDFDTSKRDHKYWEICSFNEVDANRFANEFPEEFVCYNKRFLSRVYPTPMRIDASNMNPQDFWKCGCQIVAMNYQTPGLMMDLNLGWFRQNGNCGYVLRPAIMREEVSYFSANARDSLPGVSAQLLHIKIISGQNLPKPRGSAAKGDVVEPYIYVEIHGIPADCAEQRTKTVSQNGDNPIFDESFEFQINLPELAVLRFVVLDDDYIGDEFIGQYTIPFECLQPGYRHVPLQSLTGEFLPNTTLFVHVAITNRRGGGKAHKRGISVRKGRKAREYTNTKTTGIKVVDELFRASTQPLREATDLRENVQNAMVSFKELCGLTPAANMKQCILTVSTWLMNSERSLRVTVDLSETYPTMEAQGLVPELLRKVLNAYDMMIQTSRTLIESADVVYSKLVQAQRAGLDFHEDLHRIGAKEGLKGRKLQKAMESYAWNITVLKGQADLLKHAKSEALDTLRQIHCAAQSCGLSKNGASSPQLQHHQPYLHQHQTQPQAKASPLPSPSQTQPWTGPPSPLPLLQTLPKPPAYTPPPALPPHFQFQQHRAAGPLDSITENETFGNDPTGPC